In Camelina sativa cultivar DH55 chromosome 16, Cs, whole genome shotgun sequence, a single window of DNA contains:
- the LOC104753874 gene encoding uncharacterized protein LOC104753874, producing MERQVMASRIVQRKEDYLPSKQVSDESSEELEKSCLTEEEEDQDACLSDASHNIKKRMREATTTCESMKRKKRMPSKDSGYQTLFHDDDWLFGNTDLPKNVTNNNAAIKNDQDMIMKMLLQIPLSGDSLFPRAQFLPQVKIFALPYTVPY from the coding sequence ATGGAAAGACAAGTAATGGCTTCGAGAATCGTGCAACGGAAAGAGGACTACTTGCCAAGCAAGCAAGTTTCGGATGAATCGTCTGAGGAACTTGAAAAGAGTTGtttgacagaagaagaagaagatcaagatgcCTGTTTGTCTGATGCTAGTCATAACATTAAGAAGAGGATGAGGGAAGCTACGACGACTTGTGAAtcgatgaagagaaagaagcgTATGCCAAGCAAAGACTCTGGGTACCAGACGTTGTTTCACGATGATGACTGGCTTTTTGGCAACACTGATCTCCCAAAGAATGTTACCAATAATAACGCAGCTATCAAGAACGATCAAGACATGATCATGAAGATGTTGCTGCAGATACCACTATCGGGAGATTCCTTGTTTCCTAGGGCTCAGTTTTTGCCTCAAGTCAAGATTTTTGCATTACCATATACAGTTCCGTATTAA